A region from the Colwellia sp. PAMC 21821 genome encodes:
- a CDS encoding RNA-binding protein, whose product MKSPQALTLIVALVFSVAIYFLANSTVFELTSMSVAVVAFVCAFIAPLVGKAETNAQEADTSISTLYVGNLPYRANEAAVRELFSEYGQVQSVRLMKDKHTGKRRGFGFVEISAGDAEQAVASLNDSEFQQRTLKVREAKERPEQVVE is encoded by the coding sequence ATGAAGTCTCCCCAAGCATTAACGCTAATTGTTGCGTTAGTATTTTCTGTCGCTATTTACTTTTTAGCTAACAGTACTGTATTTGAACTTACCAGTATGAGCGTTGCAGTTGTTGCTTTTGTTTGTGCATTTATCGCGCCCTTAGTTGGAAAAGCCGAAACAAATGCACAAGAAGCAGACACAAGCATCAGTACACTCTACGTTGGTAACTTACCGTATAGAGCCAATGAAGCAGCAGTAAGAGAATTATTCTCTGAGTATGGTCAAGTTCAGTCTGTAAGATTGATGAAAGATAAACATACTGGAAAAAGACGCGGCTTTGGTTTCGTTGAAATATCAGCAGGCGATGCTGAACAAGCTGTTGCGTCTTTAAATGACAGTGAGTTTCAACAAAGAACTTTAAAAGTTCGAGAAGCAAAAGAACGACCAGAACAGGTTGTTGAATAA
- a CDS encoding assimilatory sulfite reductase (NADPH) flavoprotein subunit → MLPEQQKLNQTMLDTNQLASFKQSINDLSPLQLAWASGYLAAKAENVSTVAVPAAVASAASPTLTILYGSQTGNAKGVAKGLAAKAKAEGLSVELKSMGEIKPKAIKNITHLLIVASTNGEGEAPDDAIALHEFLASKKAPKLDHLHYSVLALGDTSYEFFCQTGKDFDLNLEKLGAKRLAPRIDCDVDYDADANTWTTTVITQAKALLESEIVASNVVTLASVNNAEELYTKQSPYVAELLLSQKITGRDSAKDVRHIEIDLGESGLTYQAGDALGVWFDNSVALVDELITELGLDDQDKVAVADESLTIAEALKTKFEITQTSIQFVDFWAKKAQAENLLAILDDKAALREYAANHQVVDVVKAAPLPNETKLNAQEFVDALRKITPRLYSIASSQSEVEEEVHLTVGLVQYETDDANRQGGASGFLANGIEEGGEVKVFIEHNDNFRLPANNETPVIMIGPGTGVAPFRAFMQEREATEATGDNWLFFGDQTFTQDFLYQVEWQNYLKSGLLSKIDLAFSRDQAEKIYVQDRLLENADEIFAWLERGAHIYVCGDMSRMAKDVEAALLTIIATKGQLSEEQATEYLKDLRDVKRYQKDVY, encoded by the coding sequence ATGTTGCCGGAACAGCAAAAATTAAACCAAACAATGCTAGATACCAACCAATTGGCATCTTTTAAGCAAAGCATAAACGATCTTTCTCCGCTTCAATTAGCGTGGGCTAGCGGTTATTTAGCCGCAAAAGCTGAAAATGTAAGTACTGTTGCAGTTCCAGCTGCAGTTGCAAGTGCAGCGTCACCAACATTAACTATTCTGTATGGTTCACAGACCGGTAACGCTAAAGGCGTGGCTAAAGGTTTGGCTGCAAAAGCTAAAGCAGAAGGTTTGAGTGTTGAATTAAAAAGCATGGGAGAAATTAAGCCTAAAGCGATTAAAAATATTACTCACTTATTAATCGTTGCCAGTACCAACGGCGAAGGTGAAGCACCTGATGATGCCATAGCGTTACATGAATTTTTGGCGTCTAAAAAAGCGCCTAAACTAGACCATTTGCATTACAGTGTTTTGGCTTTAGGTGATACAAGCTATGAGTTTTTCTGTCAGACAGGTAAAGACTTCGATCTTAATTTAGAAAAGCTAGGAGCAAAAAGACTTGCTCCTCGAATTGATTGTGATGTTGATTATGATGCCGATGCAAATACTTGGACAACTACAGTAATCACACAAGCTAAAGCATTACTTGAAAGTGAGATTGTCGCGAGTAATGTAGTGACGTTAGCAAGTGTAAATAACGCCGAAGAGCTTTACACAAAGCAAAGTCCTTATGTTGCTGAATTATTACTTAGCCAAAAAATTACCGGCCGAGATTCTGCTAAAGATGTTCGACACATCGAAATAGATTTAGGTGAATCTGGACTAACTTATCAAGCAGGTGATGCTCTAGGCGTCTGGTTTGATAACTCTGTTGCACTAGTAGATGAACTTATTACAGAACTAGGGCTTGATGACCAAGATAAAGTTGCCGTCGCAGATGAAAGCTTAACAATTGCCGAGGCATTAAAAACAAAATTTGAAATTACACAAACTTCAATACAGTTTGTCGACTTTTGGGCTAAGAAAGCACAAGCCGAAAATTTATTGGCAATTTTAGATGATAAAGCAGCACTACGTGAGTATGCGGCTAATCATCAAGTTGTTGACGTTGTTAAAGCTGCACCATTACCGAATGAAACAAAGCTAAATGCTCAAGAATTTGTAGATGCGCTACGTAAAATAACCCCAAGGTTATATTCTATTGCGTCTTCTCAAAGTGAAGTTGAAGAAGAAGTGCATTTAACTGTTGGACTAGTTCAATACGAAACGGATGATGCAAATCGACAAGGCGGCGCTTCTGGATTTTTAGCTAATGGCATCGAAGAAGGCGGAGAAGTAAAAGTGTTTATTGAACACAATGACAACTTCCGTTTACCGGCTAACAATGAAACCCCTGTAATTATGATTGGCCCTGGTACGGGTGTTGCTCCATTTAGAGCGTTTATGCAAGAACGTGAAGCGACAGAAGCTACAGGTGATAATTGGTTGTTTTTTGGAGACCAAACCTTTACACAAGATTTTCTTTATCAAGTTGAATGGCAAAACTATTTGAAATCTGGTTTGTTATCTAAAATTGATTTAGCATTTTCTCGAGATCAAGCTGAGAAAATTTATGTTCAAGACAGATTATTAGAAAACGCGGACGAAATATTTGCATGGTTAGAGCGAGGCGCACATATCTACGTTTGTGGTGATATGAGTCGAATGGCTAAAGATGTTGAAGCTGCGTTGCTAACTATTATTGCAACCAAAGGTCAACTATCTGAAGAACAGGCAACTGAATACTTAAAAGATTTACGTGACGTTAAGCGTTACCAGAAGGATGTATA
- a CDS encoding IS4 family transposase, producing the protein MIRSIAKQIQPGNAMNVRSILKKTITLVTPKMHARRRTSLISSVDSLLNGASATVTNLGRGINSKAKEKHRIKRADRLLSNTNLQNESFSIYQELAKYTVGKAKRPIILVDWSDLDEYKGHFLLRATLASHGRGICVYEEVHDISTKEKPQTHIKFLSHLAKVIDKDCCPIIVSDAGFKTPWFRSVSARGWDYVGRARLPNFYSLDDSNWQSITHFYKRATTCPTSYSGTIARSNPLKCRLVLYKQKKKGRKDMNQLGAPRKSKTSKTYRKSGNDPWLLATSLPQGKQLAKRVMKIYRLRMQIEEGFRDMKSHQFGQGFEYNKTTKTSRLSILILLSSIAHWLLMAIGLATKNENKHRQYQANSLKSDTILSLHFIGLRVVADRYAKLTIKTFLKAVRQLHLFGGAYIIERL; encoded by the coding sequence GTGATCAGATCTATCGCCAAACAAATACAACCAGGAAACGCCATGAATGTCCGCTCTATTTTGAAGAAAACAATTACGCTTGTCACCCCTAAAATGCACGCCCGTCGCAGAACTTCATTAATAAGTTCAGTTGATAGCTTATTAAATGGTGCCTCAGCCACGGTGACTAACCTTGGTAGAGGAATAAATTCTAAAGCAAAAGAAAAGCACCGGATAAAACGCGCTGATAGATTGTTATCTAACACCAATTTACAAAATGAGTCCTTTTCTATTTACCAAGAACTCGCCAAATACACGGTTGGCAAAGCCAAGCGGCCGATTATCTTAGTCGATTGGTCCGATTTAGATGAGTATAAAGGCCATTTCTTACTGCGCGCTACTTTAGCGTCACATGGAAGAGGTATATGTGTTTATGAAGAAGTGCACGACATTAGCACTAAAGAAAAACCCCAAACGCACATTAAATTTTTGAGCCATTTAGCAAAGGTTATCGATAAAGACTGCTGCCCTATTATTGTCAGTGATGCAGGATTTAAAACACCTTGGTTTCGATCGGTATCAGCTAGGGGCTGGGATTATGTAGGAAGAGCACGTTTGCCGAACTTCTATAGTTTAGATGATTCAAATTGGCAGAGCATTACCCATTTTTACAAACGGGCAACCACCTGTCCGACGTCTTATTCTGGGACCATTGCCAGAAGCAATCCTTTGAAATGTCGATTAGTACTTTATAAGCAGAAAAAGAAAGGAAGAAAAGATATGAATCAACTAGGTGCACCGAGGAAATCAAAAACCTCAAAGACTTATAGAAAGTCAGGAAACGACCCATGGCTATTGGCTACATCGTTGCCACAGGGGAAACAATTAGCAAAACGAGTCATGAAAATTTATCGTTTACGTATGCAAATTGAAGAAGGATTTCGAGATATGAAAAGTCATCAATTCGGGCAAGGATTTGAGTACAATAAAACAACTAAAACGAGTAGATTATCCATACTCATTCTATTATCAAGCATTGCGCACTGGTTATTAATGGCGATAGGATTAGCGACAAAAAATGAGAATAAACATAGGCAATACCAAGCTAACAGCTTGAAGAGTGACACAATACTATCGCTGCATTTTATTGGACTGCGCGTTGTTGCGGACAGGTATGCAAAGTTAACGATAAAGACGTTTTTAAAAGCGGTCAGGCAGCTCCACTTATTTGGTGGAGCTTATATCATTGAGAGACTCTGA